The Rhodothermales bacterium genome includes the window AGGAAGTACGCAAGGAGGCGCTTGCCGAACGCCGCAAACAGCGAGACAACGCCCGGGAGACGGCAGCGTCACAGGCGAAAACCGGCGTCGCTGCTCCGGCCACACCAGAGCCGAGGTTCAACTCTCCGCGCGAGGCTGAAGTGATGCCTCCGCCCGCAAAGGCCGTCCCTCCCCAGCCTCCCAGAACGCCCGTCCCTTTGCCACCGGCGGCCGACGCCGATGTGGCCATTCAGGTAGCCCAGCGGGTACAGGAAGAGCGCGCGGACGACCTTCCCTCCAAGGGTATGAGGTCACCCTTCCGGATGCCTCCGCTGGATCTGCTCGACAGCAGCGATGCGAGTGATGCCGAAATCGACCACGAGGAGCTCGAGGAAAACAAGCGCATCCTGCTCGACAAGCTGAGCACCTACAGCATCGAGATCGTCGAGATCAAGGCCATCATTGGGCCGACCGTCACGCTCTACGAACTCACGCCGGCGCCCGGAGTCAAGATCTCCCGCATTACCGCCCTGGAGAATGATCTGGCGATGGCCATGGCGGCGCCGGGTATCCGAATGATTGCGCCGATTCCCGGCAAGACGGCCATCGGCGTAGAGATACCGAACCGGCACCGCGAGCTCGTAAGAATCCGGGATGTGATCGGCACGGCTCGGTTCCGTGACAACGAGATGGAACTGCCACTGATTTTGGGCAAGTCCATTGAGGGTGAAGTGGTGCTGCAGGACCTCACCAAGCTGCCGCACGGGCTCATAGCCGGGGCAACGGGCTCCGGCAAGTCGGTGGGGCTGAATACGTTTATCGCCGGACTGCTGTACGCGTGCTCGCCGGACGATCTCAAGTTTGTGATGATCGATCCCAAGAAGATTGAGTTGTCTGCCTACAGCCGGATTGCTTCCCACTACGTCGCCATGCCGCCCGAGGCGGACACGCCCATCATCACGGACGTGGCCCAGGCTTTGGGAACGCTCAAGAGCTGCGAACGCGAAATGGAGGAGCGATACGACCTGCTCTCCGCGGCACGAGTGCGCTCCATTCGTGAGTACAACGAGCGTTTTGACGGCGGCACGCTGGACCCCTCCGACGGTCACAAACATCTGCCCTACATCGTCGTCGTCGTCGACGAACTGGCCGACCTCATGATGACCGCCGGCAAGGACATCGAAGCGCCCATCGCCCGTCTGGCCCAGATGGCCCGCGCGGTCGGCATCCACCTGATTCTTGCCACGCAGCGCCCGTCCGTCGACGTGATCACCGGACTCATCAAGGCCAACTTCCCGGCGCGAATGGCCTACCAGGTGGCCTCCAAGATCGATTCCCGCACCATTCTCGATCAGAACGGCGCTGAGGGACTGGTCGGCAACGGAGACCTGCTGTACATGCTCGGCAGCAAAATCATCCGCCTGCAAGGCCCCTACGTTTCGCTTGAGGAAATCGACCGCGTCACCCAACACATCGGCGAGCAGCGTGGTCCGGGACCTTATGTACTGCCGTCCATTGAGCAGGACGGCGGCATGGGCGGGCCTGGTGGCGGGTCCGGCGGCACGGACCGGGACGACCTGTTTGAGGAGGCTGCACGCATCATCGTTCGCAGTCAGCAGGGATCCGTTTCCCTCCTTCAGCGCAAGCTCTCGGTCGGATACTCGCGAGCCGCGCGTATTGTGGACCAGTTGGAGGATGCCGGCATTGTAGGGCCGTTTGAGGGATCCAAGGCGCGCCAGGTCCGGGTTGCCGACGAGATGGAACTGGACGCACTTCTCCGTTCATGAGCCTGCTCGGCATTCTGGGGGGCGGCCAGCTGGGTCGTATGTCCGCGCAGGCGGCAATTCGTTTGGGATTGTCTGTGCGCACGTTGTCTCCGAAGCCGGCTGGGCCGGTGGAGGCTCTCGGCGAGGCCATGGTCGGAGATTGGACGGACCCGGACGTGCTGCAGCGCTTTGCGGAGGGTTGCACTGCCGTTACCGTGGAGAGCGAGTGGGCTCCCGCGGAGCACCTGCGGCCGGTCTTGCCGTCGGGAGTGCGTCTCTATCCGACCCCGGAGACGCTGCGCATCATCCGGCACAAGGGCCGCCAGCGCTCTGCCATGCACAAGGCCGGCATCCCCGGCGCCGATTTCCGGCGGTGTGCCTCAAAGGAGGACGCCGGGAACGCCGCCGAATCGTTTGGCTATCCCGTGGTTCTCAAGCGTTATGAGGGTTCGTACGACGGGTATGGGAACGGCATTGCGCACTCCAGAGACGACATAGAAGACATCTGGGATCGCCTTTCCGGCCCGGATGGATTGCTTGTCGAGGCGTTTGTGCCTTTCAAGCAGGAACTGTCGGTTCTGGTCGTGCGGCGAGAGACCGGAGACATGGTCAGCTATCCGCCGGCGTACACCGAGCAGAAGAACGCACGCTGCCACGCCGTCGTCGTGCCGGCAAACATCTCCCCGGAGACCGCAGCGCGAGCGGACGAAGTCGCGCGCGCGGCAGCGGAAACCGTGCAGAGCGTCGGTGTGCTGGGCGTCGAGCTTTTCGAGACCGAGGACGGCCATATCCTGCTCAACGAACTGGCACCTCGGCCCCACAATACCGGGCACTACAGCATCGAGGGCAGCCACACCTCACAGTTCGAAAACCACGTCCGCGCGGTGATGGGCCTTCCCCTCGGGGACCCTGGACTACGCGTTCCCTGTGCCGTCATGATCAACGTGCTCGGTACCCGCAGCGGAGCCGTGTCGCTTGAAACGCTTCCGGACGCCCTGGACGTCCCGGGAGCCGCCGTGCACATCTACGGCAAGAAGGAGGCGCGGCCAGATCGTAAGATGGGCCATGTCACGGCGACAGGATCCGATCCCGCGGAAACCAGGGCCAGAGCCGAAAAGGCCGCATCGCGCATTATCCTTTAGCAGCCAAGCACCTCGACAAGACATGGCACAAGACGCACCACGTGTTGGACTGGCGATGGGCAGCGAGTCCGACTGGCCGGTTATGGAGGCCGCCTCGGATATTCTGCATGAGTTTGGCGTGGCGTTCGAAGCCCGCGTGCTCTCCGCTCATCGCACGCCGTCCGCCATGCAGTCGTACGCCGAAGAGGCCGCCGGACGCGGCCTGAAGGTGATCATAGCCGGGGCGGGCGGCGCGGCCCATTTGCCGGGCATGATCGCAGCATCGACCACGCTTCCCGTCATTGGCGTGCCCGTGCCGACCCGCAACCTCAAAGGAATGGACTCCCTTCTGTCGGTGGTGCAGATGCCGGGGGGTGTCCCGGTGGCGACCGTGGCCATCGGCGGTGCCAAGAACGCCGGACTGCTGGCCGTGCAGATCCTCGCCACCTCGGATGAAGGGCTCGCGGCAGCGCTGGCCGCCTACAAGGAGTCGCTCAAGGAGCTGGTGGCGGGCATGGACGCGCGCGTGTCGGAGGCGGCCGGGAAGTAGCGAGCGCTCGGCAGCGCGCAGCCGGCGCAGTCGGGGCGCGTGCGGCCTTTTTGGG containing:
- a CDS encoding DNA translocase FtsK 4TM domain-containing protein, producing MASTVKKRSASKKASSGDQPFVTGQRKREILGLILLVVSALLLLAIVSYEPLDDRLARRFSLDALLDPGDDRALNALGLTGAWLARLMVPQFLGYCSILLPLLLGSWGWIWFRNRVALYLPLVTWLVLGGAVFLSTLFGWVGLVSEADMTPWAGAVGLGLAGWMDQVFGRPGSFGLIVLLLSVTVLLIIDRDIQRSLDRVENFFIGVGKRFRKGWENYTIDRLERKEVRKEALAERRKQRDNARETAASQAKTGVAAPATPEPRFNSPREAEVMPPPAKAVPPQPPRTPVPLPPAADADVAIQVAQRVQEERADDLPSKGMRSPFRMPPLDLLDSSDASDAEIDHEELEENKRILLDKLSTYSIEIVEIKAIIGPTVTLYELTPAPGVKISRITALENDLAMAMAAPGIRMIAPIPGKTAIGVEIPNRHRELVRIRDVIGTARFRDNEMELPLILGKSIEGEVVLQDLTKLPHGLIAGATGSGKSVGLNTFIAGLLYACSPDDLKFVMIDPKKIELSAYSRIASHYVAMPPEADTPIITDVAQALGTLKSCEREMEERYDLLSAARVRSIREYNERFDGGTLDPSDGHKHLPYIVVVVDELADLMMTAGKDIEAPIARLAQMARAVGIHLILATQRPSVDVITGLIKANFPARMAYQVASKIDSRTILDQNGAEGLVGNGDLLYMLGSKIIRLQGPYVSLEEIDRVTQHIGEQRGPGPYVLPSIEQDGGMGGPGGGSGGTDRDDLFEEAARIIVRSQQGSVSLLQRKLSVGYSRAARIVDQLEDAGIVGPFEGSKARQVRVADEMELDALLRS
- a CDS encoding 5-(carboxyamino)imidazole ribonucleotide synthase; this translates as MSLLGILGGGQLGRMSAQAAIRLGLSVRTLSPKPAGPVEALGEAMVGDWTDPDVLQRFAEGCTAVTVESEWAPAEHLRPVLPSGVRLYPTPETLRIIRHKGRQRSAMHKAGIPGADFRRCASKEDAGNAAESFGYPVVLKRYEGSYDGYGNGIAHSRDDIEDIWDRLSGPDGLLVEAFVPFKQELSVLVVRRETGDMVSYPPAYTEQKNARCHAVVVPANISPETAARADEVARAAAETVQSVGVLGVELFETEDGHILLNELAPRPHNTGHYSIEGSHTSQFENHVRAVMGLPLGDPGLRVPCAVMINVLGTRSGAVSLETLPDALDVPGAAVHIYGKKEARPDRKMGHVTATGSDPAETRARAEKAASRIIL
- the purE gene encoding 5-(carboxyamino)imidazole ribonucleotide mutase, with the translated sequence MAQDAPRVGLAMGSESDWPVMEAASDILHEFGVAFEARVLSAHRTPSAMQSYAEEAAGRGLKVIIAGAGGAAHLPGMIAASTTLPVIGVPVPTRNLKGMDSLLSVVQMPGGVPVATVAIGGAKNAGLLAVQILATSDEGLAAALAAYKESLKELVAGMDARVSEAAGK